From a single Triplophysa rosa linkage group LG17, Trosa_1v2, whole genome shotgun sequence genomic region:
- the igf3 gene encoding insulin-like growth factor 3 isoform X1, with protein MALPLGAPIRTHWFKNCGRGTKPEGAEKIDMPSNAMPSCTRHLHTTRGFMWKQVSSWRSVWVLYSLICVLALQEGSEGTKARCGRELVADLEFVCGDRGFYRGKPGGSRTSGPRSRGNGIVEQCCVRGCDLQHLESYCAKPKRGRRHAPVTLQHTVEERFRQLFQTRYQKLAEMNRDHETTSQRLRERALYQWNFRGPVLLNSDTKTPNRTPSVHHHLSTDQITPAATFIPRNR; from the exons ATGGCCCTCCCCCTGGGTGCTCCTATAAGAACACACTGGTTTAAAAACTGCGGCAGAGGGACCAAACCTGAGGGGGCAGAAAAAATAGACATGCCATCCAACGCAATGCCTTCTTGCACCAGACACCTTCATACAACCAGAGGATTCATGTGGAAG CAGGTGTCCAGCTGGAGGAGTGTGTGGGTTCTGTACTCCCTCATCTGCGTGCTGGCACTGCAGGAGGGCAGCGAGGGCACCAAAGCACGCTGCGGGAGAGAGCTGGTAGCTGACCTGGAGTTTGTGTGTGGAGACCGTGGATTTTACAGAG GCAAACCCGGAGGATCCCGTACCAGCGGCCCTCGCTCTCGTGGGAATGGGATTGTAGAGCAGTGCTGCGTGCGAGGATGTGACCTCCAGCATTTGGAGTCATACTGTGCCAAACCCAAAAGAGGGCGCCGTCATGCCCCTGTGACACTGCAACACACTGTG GAAGAGCGATTCAGGCAGTTGTTTCAAACGCGGTACCAAAAGCTCGCCGAGATGAACAGGGATCATGAAACTACATCTCAAAGACTCAGAGAACGAGCGCTGTACCAGTGGAACTTCAGGGGTCCTGTTTTATTAAATTCAGACACCAAGACACCCAACCGGACGCCCTCTGTTCATCACCATCTTTCCACTGACCAGATTACACCAGCAGCAACATTTATCCCACGGAATCGATAG
- the igf3 gene encoding insulin-like growth factor 3 isoform X2: MALPLGAPIRTHWFKNCGRGTKPEGAEKIDMPSNAMPSCTRHLHTTRGFMWKVSSWRSVWVLYSLICVLALQEGSEGTKARCGRELVADLEFVCGDRGFYRGKPGGSRTSGPRSRGNGIVEQCCVRGCDLQHLESYCAKPKRGRRHAPVTLQHTVEERFRQLFQTRYQKLAEMNRDHETTSQRLRERALYQWNFRGPVLLNSDTKTPNRTPSVHHHLSTDQITPAATFIPRNR, translated from the exons ATGGCCCTCCCCCTGGGTGCTCCTATAAGAACACACTGGTTTAAAAACTGCGGCAGAGGGACCAAACCTGAGGGGGCAGAAAAAATAGACATGCCATCCAACGCAATGCCTTCTTGCACCAGACACCTTCATACAACCAGAGGATTCATGTGGAAG GTGTCCAGCTGGAGGAGTGTGTGGGTTCTGTACTCCCTCATCTGCGTGCTGGCACTGCAGGAGGGCAGCGAGGGCACCAAAGCACGCTGCGGGAGAGAGCTGGTAGCTGACCTGGAGTTTGTGTGTGGAGACCGTGGATTTTACAGAG GCAAACCCGGAGGATCCCGTACCAGCGGCCCTCGCTCTCGTGGGAATGGGATTGTAGAGCAGTGCTGCGTGCGAGGATGTGACCTCCAGCATTTGGAGTCATACTGTGCCAAACCCAAAAGAGGGCGCCGTCATGCCCCTGTGACACTGCAACACACTGTG GAAGAGCGATTCAGGCAGTTGTTTCAAACGCGGTACCAAAAGCTCGCCGAGATGAACAGGGATCATGAAACTACATCTCAAAGACTCAGAGAACGAGCGCTGTACCAGTGGAACTTCAGGGGTCCTGTTTTATTAAATTCAGACACCAAGACACCCAACCGGACGCCCTCTGTTCATCACCATCTTTCCACTGACCAGATTACACCAGCAGCAACATTTATCCCACGGAATCGATAG